From Staphylococcus sp. IVB6214:
TGCATCAAGCAACTGCTTTATCATGTTTGTTTCTCTTTATCAAACAAATCATTGCTCAACGACATAGCGCTTACTTAAAATGAAATGCGCTTCTTAATTGTTAGTCTTTTTCTTCAAAAGTACGTATAATTAAAGAGAGAGGTGATACAAAATGAAACGTTATTTAATCAGTGTTCATGGCCGCGTTCAAGGTGTCGGGTTTCGTTATTTTACAGAACGACTTGCATTAAAATATCACGTGACAGGAACTGTACAAAACGTAAATGACTACGTTGAAGTCATTGCACAAGGTGAAAGTGAAAATCTTAAAGCTTTTGTACAGGCAGTGGTTAATGGCGCATCCCCTGCTTCATCGGTGACACATCATCATATTGAAGCACTGAATATTGTACCACAGGAAGAGAAATTTAAAGTACTGGGATAAAGGAAGTTGTCATAATGAGATATAATTTATCGCGTATATTAGGTGTTGTTGTAGGCGTTCCAGTTGCAACAGTATCATTCATTGCAAGTACAATTGGATTAGATATTCAATGGATTTTCGATCTATTGATTGGTGGTGTTGGTTTCGTATTAGGTTACGTCCCTACGCAACGGTTGTCTTCTAAAAATTATTTAAATGAACTTGGATTATCACGTAAAGATTATCGTTATATACATCACCAGATGAATGTTGCACAAGGCAAAGTAAAACGTATCTTCAAATCATTTATCAATGTGCGATCTATTCAAGATTTTAAGTTAGTCAATGATATTTATCGATTGGCAAGAACGATTAATCAAATTGTGCGTCAAAAGCCGAATCAATTTTATCAAATAGAAAGTTTTTATTATTCACATATTGATCATGCGCTTAATCTAATAGAAAACTACACGCATCTATCAAAAATGCCGATGAAATCAGCAGCAGATCAACAGGCATTGTATCAAACACGCATTACACTAGAAGAGATTAAACGTACATTAATTGCTGATCTCAAGCGTGTCAATGAACCACGTTACAACCAATTAGATACGGAAATGCGCTTATCTAAATTATACTTAAGTGAAAAAGAAAAGGAGCATGCTAATGACACAAAACAATAAAACACAAACAACAATGAGTCATCCGTTAGATCAATACTTCACCTCGTTTGAACGAGATAACCATTTGCAGGAAGTGCCACTTCCAACAGAAGGACCAGATGAAGTAGTAGGACCTCAATTTTCAGAACAAGACCAACAGAAAATCCAACAGTTGGCAAAAGAAATTGAGCCTCTGAATAACGATAGCTTAATGAAATTTGGCTCTAATGCACAGTCACATTTATCAAGTTTTTCACATCAGATGTTAGACAACATTCAGTCAAAAGATATTGGGCCGATTGGTGAGACGCTGGAAAACTTAATGAAAAAATTGAGAGAAATTGATCCTGAAGATTTATCACAAAAAGAAGAGAATTTTTTGAAGAAAGTTTTCAAAAGATCAAAAGCATCAATGCAACAAGTATTTTCACGTATGCAATCTGTGAGTGCACAAGTTGATCGAATCTCTGTTGAGTTAGATAAGAATAAATCAGAATTAGTAAAAGATGTTCGCTTATTAGATGGCCTATATCAACAAAATAAAGATTATTATGATGTATTAAACTTATATATTGCAGCAGCAGAGCGTAAAAAAGAAGATTTAACACAAAATGTATTGCCTCAATTGCGTGAGAAAGCACGGACTTCAGACAATCAGATGGCCGTACAGGAAGTTGCAGATATGGAACAATTCATTGATCGATTAGAGAAGCGTATTTATGACCTTCAATTATCACGTCAAATCACATTACAATCTGCACCACAGATTCGTATGATTCAAAACATTAACCAAGCATTAGCAGAAAAAATTCAAAGTTCAATTTTGACAAGTATTCCATTATGGAAAAATCAAATGGCAATAGCACTAACCTTAAACCGTCAAAATAAAGCTGTGACAGCACAAAAACAAGTGACGGATACAACGAATGAAATGCTAATTCGTAACTCTGAAATGTTACGTCAGAATGCACGCGTCACTGCAGAAGAGAACGAACGTGGAATTGTAGATATTGACACGTTGAAAACGACACAAGATAATATTATTCAAACGATTGAAGAAACATTACAGATTCAAGCTGATGGGCGTCAGAAACGTCAACAAGCTGAACAAGATTTAAAACAGCTGGAACAAGATTTACGATCACGTTTACTGACAGCAAAAGATCAAAGAAATGACTTTCAATAATACGTATTAGTTAAAGGCACACAACTACTTATTGTTGAGTGCCTTTAACTATTCTTGCCGATAAAAAGGTCTCGCCAATAGTGGCGAGACCTTTTAAGTTATTCTTTTTCGTATACAATGACATTAGATGACTTCACGAAAGCACCAATAACATAACCAATTAATAATGTAATAACTGCAATTGGGAACCATTCTAATGAGTAGTCATGTAGTGGTAAGTTATCGATAAATGAGAGTTTTAACCAACCGTTTGAGTTGAATACACTTAAAATCGATACTAATGAAACTACTGCCACTGTGATTTGTTGCGTAATGCGACGTGTTGGAACAAAACGTGCGATTAATATTAAGAATACAGTAGTGATTGCAACTGGGTAAATAATCAATAGTACTGGGATTGAAAGTTGAATCACTGAGTTCAATCCTAAGTTAGATAATACAAAACTGATTAACGTAAAGATTACAACGTATGTTTTGTATGATAACTTCGGTAAAATACTGTGGAAGTACTCACTTACAGATACTACTAATCCACAAGCTGTTGTTAAACATGCAAGTGCTACGATAATACCAAGTAAGTATTTACCAAAAGCACCGTAACCAGTTGCTGCAATTGTAATTAACTGATAAGCACCAATGTTTTGATTGTTCTCAGTCAAATGTTTCATTGTTTCTTCACTAATAACCATATGGTTACCGATAAAGCCTAATGAAATGTAGATAAAAGCAAGAGCGGCTGTTGCAATAAGACCTGCCATTGCAGTTTGTTTGAAGATTTGGTCAGCTGTTTTAACGCCAGTTGATTTTACAGCATTGACAACAATCATTGAGAAAGCGATCGCTGCAATCGCATCCATAGTTAAGTAACCTTCAGTAAATCCTTTTGAGAAACCAGAGATGTTTGATTTATATACTTCTGGATCAGCCATTGCATTAGGATTCCCACCAAAGTCAAAGAAACCTTTTACAATCATCGCAAGGATTGTGATAAGTAATAATGGTGTTAAAATCGCACCGATACGGTCTACAATCTTACCAGGGTTGAAACATAAGTATAGTACAACTAAAAAGTAAACTACTGAGAAAACAAATAACCAAACAGCGCTACTTGAATTAATGATTGGTGTTACCGTCATCTCAAAAGATGTTGAAGCTGTACGTGGGATAGCGAATAATGGTCCGATTGTTAAGTAAATAACAACTAAGAACACTACTGAGAATGCAGGGTGAATTTTATTAATTGCACCGATGTACCCTTCTTTGTCGAGTGCACCGACAACAACACCTAGTAAAGGTAAACCAATACCAGTAACGACAAAGGCAATAATTGATGGCCAAAAATATTGACCACTTGCTAAACCTAAGCTAGGTGGGAAAATCAGGTTACCTGCCCCAAAAAATATTGCAAATAACATAAAACCAATAACTAATGTATTTTTGTTCATTTTACTTACTCCTAAACCTTCCTTTTTAAATTTATGACTCATTTTATCACAATAAATTTCATTCGTCTATAAGATTTCTGAAAATTTTAAAAGCATTTTTAAACACTCTAAAGTTTTAAAGGGATAAAAACTAAATTATGATAAAAATATCACATAATCATGGTTTTTATCCCTTTTTATGTCTTAAAATGACAGGCTTTTATAATGAAATTGTTAATTAATACAAGATATTAAAATTTATGATGCTGTTAATTGTATATTGATATCTAATTTTCATTAAAAAGATTTAAGTAACAATTTTTTAAGAAGTGGCGATAGTTGACTTGGTAAATGCTGTACGCCTTCAACAAATATTGCAAATGGTCCATAAATATTGTGCACTGTTTGTTCGATAGCTTCAGTGATTGGCTCTTGACTTAAGAAGACGTTGAAAATTTCAATACCTAGTTTGCGTGACATTTCTACTGCTTCGTATGTGTCTAAGATACCATCTTGTGCATAATTAAATGCAGACGGTTCACCGTCAGAAAATACGATGAGAAATTTTTGCTTTTCTGAACGGGTAAGAAGTCTCTCACTGGCAACACGAATGGCAACACCATCTCTATTATCATCTTGTGGTGTTAATGACATAATTCTTGGTGCATCTGCTTGATAGATAGACTGATGATAGTTGATGATTTCATCGATGATATTTGGTTGATCATCTTCGTCTGAATCAAAGGCATCTTCTGTAAATGCAAGAATTTCATGGCGAACATTTAGTGCTTTCAATGTCTCGTGAAATAGAACAACGCCTTTAATCGTCTCATCCATTTTATCGTGCATACTTGCTGATGCATCAATTAATAAAGTGAAAGTCGCATCAAATGTTTGACTTTGATCAGCTTTTTTATAAAACAGTTTATATTGATCGTCGACAAACCAATTTACAAGGTTTCGTTGTAAACGACCTTTTGTAAGATTTGTACGTACATCTTGAAATTCACGATCAATTGTTTTTTTAATAATTTGTATTAAGTCTTTTGTCTCATATTGTACGTCTGTTTGTACTTGACGATATGATTCCGTATACTCTGGTAGAATTGTTGGAACGTTCCATTCAATTCGAACATTGGCATTGATACCCGTTAATCCTAATAAGCTATTTGAAGGGCCTTGTGTTCCCCCTTCTTCATTTTCAATGGTATCTTGAGAGCCTTTCCCTTTTTTCGATAACATGTCTGTCATATCGTCTGAGCTGTCACCTTCACGTGCAGTATCGTTATCACTCAAAGCTTCACTGCTTTCTCCTTCATGCAATTCCGTCTCTAAGTATGCGCCACCAGCAGTATCAGAATCAGCAGACTTAGCGTCAATTTCTTCTGTTTCGACGTCATCTTTTTCATCTGAATGACCGTCAGTCTGAGCGGCATCCATTCTCTTAATATCATCTAGTGTTAATCCTTCAAGTGCTTTATACACGTGACGTGGAATATGATAGTATTCATTCAACATGTCATCTTTCAACCAGTCATCTACTTGGAACATGATACGCTGTGTTAAGTACATAGCTTCTTCACTCGTAAGGATATTAAAGAAATCAGGTAAGTACTGATACATGCTTTCCAAAATTGGATTAATCTCAGAGTGAATTTGCGGTACTTCAAAAAAGTTCTCACTCAAAAATGATCGTTCCAAATTCAAAAAGAACAACTCTGTGTACATTGTTTTTGTTTGATAGAAGTTGATTTGTGTTTCACAGTATTGTAAACGCATTTGACGACGTACATTGATCAATTTTGCGGTACGAGGACGTTCGCTAACAATGAGATTGAGAATACGCATCTCTTCTATCAATTTGTACAGCTGACGATAAAGTTTTGGATGATTAAAACCTTCTTCATTCAAAATGACTTCATTGACAATTTTGGGTGTCATATTAAAGTAACTATATGTTGCTAGTAAAATATCTGTTTTTAACCCTGTATGTTCGATATGTTCCGGACGATGTGACCAAAACGAACTGCAAATGACTTCATTATTAATAGCATCATAATACGGGAATTTGTGAATTTTAACTTGTGTGTCTTTGTCTTTTAATAGTAATCGTGAAAGGTCTTGTAACATCATGACCTTCATCGCATCAAGTTGTTCATCGTTAAATAGAATAAAGCGATCGCTCATTTGTATCACCCTCTAAAAGTTCAGTTCTACAGCATTCTGCACAGCTTGTTGTTCACGCTCATCTTCTAACTTATCAATTATTGTACGTTGAATTGCACGTTCAATTGGCATGACAGTTGCAAGGTCACTCATATCGATTAGCGCACGAATACTCGCAGCTTCTTCAGAAAGTTGACCTTGTTGGGTCATCGTACGCAAATCTTCATTAAACTTAATAATTTGATCGATTAATGCATCGTCTTGTAATAAGCTTTGTGCTTTGATAACTTGATGCAAAGTATCACCATCTATATATTCAACATTGATCACAACAAAACGGTTTTTTAATGCTTCGTTCATTGGCAATGTTCCGACGTAACCTTCATTGATTGCTGCAATGACCTTAAAGCCTGGCGCAGCTTTGATGACTTCCCCTGTAAATGGATTTGTCAATTGACGGCGATAGTCAAGCACACCATTTAAAATAGGTAAAGTTTCAGGTTTGGCCATGTTAATTTCATCAATATATAAAATGTGTCCCTCGCGCATTGCTTTAATTACAGGACCATCAATAAAAACAATTTCTTGATGACCATTTTCTGAAGTTTTAATCGTTTTAAAGCCGAGTAAGCTTTCTGCATCTAAATCGACAGAACAGTTGATTTGGTGCATTGGAATATTTGTTGTTTCACTTAATGTTTCAGCTAAACGTGTTTTCCCTGAACCAGTAGGTCCTTTAAGTAAGATGTTTTTATTCAAGCTGAATAGTTTTTCAGCATCACCAAAAACAGTCTTATCTGCGTTAATATAACCAGTATTTACTTGAGTCATGATTCTCACCTTTCAAAAATTAAAAATAGAATGTTGTTGATATGATTAAAACCTAAAAAACATAAGAAAAAAGCCGATAGTACATATGTCCATCGCTTTTTCATTTTATAATATACAGTTTATACTTCTTCAAAATATGTTTTATAATAGCCACCAACATGACCAGAGTTATCAATGATTTGATAATATTCTTCTGTTTCATTAACAACATCGTAAGTTTTACCGATTGTCAACATATCACTTACTGTGAACTTTTTCGCATCGGTATGTACGACTTTTACTTGCTTAATTGGCGTTGTTTCTTTCCAAGTTTCATGTAACATTTTCTCACCTTCTTATATTCAATCCTAATATATTATGAAATAAATCATTTACTTTGTCTATAACCTATATGAATTTATAGTTTGTTAATACATTCATGTAATTGACTATACATTATATTATAGCCAACTTTTACAGTATTGTTGTTGAAATTGCTTATAATTATTGGAAAAAGATACCGAATAAAATAAATACAATTCCCGCGTAAAAATAAAGAGATCGTTGTTTACGATTTTGTAAAATATCAAATCCATATAAAATAACAAGCCCTAAGCCAATTGTTTGAAACACTGGCCAATAGTTTGTTAAACCAAATAAGCTCGTTAGGATGAAAATAAAATTAATGATGATAATTAAGACACCGACAGATAGAATAGGAATCAGTAGTTTTTTGTTGATTTGCATAGTTTTGATGTCTCCTATGGTTAATTAATAATAGCGTAACACATATGGCTTGTTAGCAAAAGATGAAGCATCAAAAAAGCCATAAGTGCCACTTTATAGCAGTGACACTTATGGTATCTTTTGTATTTATTATGATTCAAGCAATAAATCTTCTGGATTTTCGATTAATTCTTTAATCGTTTTTAAGAATCCAACAGCTTCTTTACCATCGATGATACGGTGGTCATAGCTTAATGCTAAGTACATCATTGGTCTGTTTTCAATTGTATCTTTATCAATTGCAATTGGTCGAGTAATGATAGAGTGCATACCTAAAATTGCAGCTTGATTACCATTAATAATTGGTGTTGACATCATTGATCCGAAAATACCACCATTTGTAATCGTAAATGAGCCATTAATCATATCATCAAGTGATAGTTTATTATCACGTGCTTTGGCAGCTAAGTTTGCAATTTCTTCTTCAATTTCAGCGAAGTTTTTCTTATCACAGTCGCGAACGTTTGGTACTAATAAACCACCTGGTGTTGATACGGCAACACCAATATCATAGAACTGTTTTGTTACCATGTATTCGCCATCAATTTCAGCATTTACTTCTGGATATTTCTTCAATGCTGCAACTGCTGCTTTTGTGAAGAAAGACATAAAGCCAAGTTTTGTACCATTGTGATCTTCCATGAACTTTTCTTTTTTACGTTTTCTAAGTTCCATCACGTTTGTCATGTCAACTTCATTGAATGTTGTTAACATTGCTGTGTTGTTACTTACTTCTAGTAATTTACGAGCAGCTGTTTGTTTTCTGCGATTCATCTTTTCACGAATCACTGGTTTTGAAGGGTTTTGTGGTGCTGCTGGTTTTTCAGCTTTTTTCTCAGCTTTTTGTTCAGCAGGTTTTACACCACGTTCAACATCTTCTTTGCGTAAAATATCACCTGATTTTGCATTTAATTCTGCTAAATCAATACCTTTTTCACGAGCAGCACGACGTGCAGACGGCGTAGCATTCACGCGATCGTTTGATGATGAAGATGTTTCTTCTTCTTTCTCTTTTGATGGCTCTGGTTCAGATGCTTTTTCTTCTTTAGCAGCTGGTTTCTCTTCAGCTTTCTTCTCAGCAGGTTTTGCACCGCCTTCACCAACGATTGCAATTGCTTGCCCCACCTCAACTGTATCGCCTGCTTCAGCAAGTAGTTCTTGGATTGTACCTTCTTCTTCAGAAACAACTTCAACGTTTACTTTATCTGTTTCAAGTTCTAAGATTGCTTCCCCTTTTTCGACAGTATCGCCGACTTCTTTCAACCATTCTGCAATGGTACCTTCTGTAATTGATTCTGCTAATTCTGGAACTTTTACCTCTGCCATTTTGATATGCCCCCTAGATATTTAAGCTATTTTCAATAATTTTACTTTGTACAATTTTATGAATTTCTCCATCGCCTTCTGATGGCGCCGCACGGTGTGGACGACCTTGGTATTCAAGTTCGTATTTGTCACCGACAATGCGATTAAGTTGTGGATATACGAAATGCCATGCCCCTTGGTTTTGTGGCTCTTCTTGTACCCAAGCAATAACTTTAAGGTTTGGTAACGTCTCTAAGAACGCCACAATTTCCTCTTCTGGGAATGGATACAATCTTTCCACAGCAACAAGTGCGATTGCTTCATTCGGTTCTTTGCTCATTGATTCTTTTAGGTCTACAAGCATTTTACCTGATGCAAGAATGACTTTTGTTACTTTTTCTGGATCATGTGTACCTACTAAGATTGGCTCAAAGCCCCCTGATGTAAATTCAGAAATAGGTTGAGCGACTGTTTTATTACGCAATAAGCCTTTTGGTGACATCAATACGAGTGGTCGCATTGCATCAGTACCTAAGCTTGCCGCTTGTGCACGTAATAAATGGAAGTAGTTACTTGCGCTTGACAAATTACAGATTGTCATATTATTTTCGGCTGCAAGTTGTAAGAAACGTTCTAATCGAGCAGATGAATGCTCAGGTCCTTGCCCTTCAAATGAATGAGGCAACATAAATGTTAAACCTGTACGTTCACCCCACTTCGCATTACTAGAAAAGATAAAGTTATCAAAGTACATTTGTGCCATATTAGCAAAGTCACCAAATTGTGCTTCCCAAATGTTAAATGAATCTGGATTTTCTACGTTATAACCATACTCAAAGCCAACGACTGCTGATTCAGATAATGGTGAGTTATGAATGTAGAATGTTCCTTTTTGATCTGGTACATGTTGTAACGGAATGTGTACTGAATCACTTTCTTGATCATGTAAAACTGCATGGCGATGACTAAACGTACCACGTTCACAGTCTTGACCAGTCATACGAACAGGTGTGCCTTCTTGCATCACAGTTGCAAATGCAAGTTGTTCTGCATGTGCCCAATCAACAAGACCTTCATCGCTCTCAAAAGGTTTACGACGCTGATCTAAGATGCGTTGTAACTTATTGAAAATCTTAAAATCTTCAGGATAAGTCAACATGGCATCATTGATTTCTTTTAAGCGATCATAAGAAAGCTCGGATTCGTTACTAGCCAATGGTTTTGAAATATTTTCCGGTATTTCCATTTCTGCATTGTCAATTTTGTTTGTCTTATCAATTTGGTCATGTGCTTGACGCATTTCTTTTTGCACATCATCCATTACTGTTTGAACGTCATCTTCTTTTAAAACGCCGTCTTCTACGAGTTTGTTACCGTAAATGACTTCGACTGTTTTGTGTTTTTTGATGTTTTTATAAGGAAGTGGATTCGTCAACATCGGTTCGTCCATTTCGTTATGTCCAAAACGACGATATCCAACGATATCAATCACGACATCTTTGTTGAATTCCTTTCTAAATTCCATAGCAATATCAATCGCTTCAATCGTTGCTTCAACGTCATCCGCATTGACATGCATAATTGGTACGTCATAACCTTTTGCAACATCCGTAGCATAAGTCGTAGAACGACCATCCGTAGGTTCTGTTGTAAACCCAATACGGTTATTTGTGATCAAGTGAATTGTACCACCTGTACTATAACCGTCTAAATTGCCTAGGTTCATCGTTTCAAAGTTAACCCCTTGACCTGGATAAGCAGCATCACCATGAACGATAATTGGCACAGCACCATTGAAATCAGTTTCAACTTGACCAGATTGTGCTACGAAGTCTTGTGCTGCTCGTGTACGTCCAATCACTACTGGTGCAACAATCTCAAGGTGACTTGGATTGTTCGCTAAAGTGATGCGTTGCTCAATACCATGAGTTTGGATTGTTTTAACCCCACCTAAGTGATACTTAACATCGCTTGTCCATCCAGATGTAAGTGTTAAGCTACCATCTTCAGGTAAGAATGTCATCGGATCAGTATGCATGAATTCTGAAAGCATCATTTCATATGGTTTTTTCAAAATATGAGTTAATACATTTAAACGACCACGATGTGCCATACCAATTTGGATATTTTTTATTTCATTCTCAGCTGCACGTTTAATAATTTGTGCAATCATAGGTACAAGTGCGTCAACACCCTCAATTGAGAAACGCTTTGCACCTACAAAGTTTTTGTGAAGATACTTTTCAAATCCTTCTACATGTGCAAGCAATTTAAAAAGTTCAATTTTTTCATCTTCGTTCAAGGTTGCTTTGTATGGTGTTTCAATTCTGCGCTTCAACCATACACGCTCCTTGTTGTTATTAATATGTGTATATTCAAACGCGATAGACCCCTTATATCGCTTCTCCATACGTTTGATTGCCTCAAATGCGTTCGGATATATATCCTTAAAGTGATCTGAGATAATCTCTGCTGGTATCTTCTCAAGCGTTGCTTGATCTAAATTGAAGTCTTCAATGTTTAGTTTAGGAATATTCGTACGTTGTGGTCTATTTACTGGATAGATATCAGCGAGTAAATGCCCGTATTGTCGAATATTGTCAATCAAGCGCATCACACGTTTAATCGTGTTGTCTCCCGAGCTTGATTGCATTGATGTGTTTGAATAAGATGTGTTGTCATTTTTAATTGTGCTGAAAAGCACTTGCAAATCTTCAGATACAGAATTAGGATCATCTAAAAATTGGTCATAAAGTTCTAACATTAACCCTAAATTAGCCCCAAAATTTACAGGCGCTTCACTCACCTGTTTATCGTTTTTCATAATCCACCCTCCACAGAAAGAATAAAAACGCTTACAAGTAAATAATAGCATTAAATTGTGAACATTTAAAGGCAAAATCATGATATTTTAGTGATGTTTCATAGAATTAAAACTAATCGTAAATATTGTGTATTTCCCTTCTTCACTGTTTACAGTAATATGCCCGTCATAGAGTTTTACCATTTTCATTGCGATTGATAATCCTAATCCATTGCCCCCTTGTTGACGTGATCGTGATTTGTCTACACGATAAAAACGATTAAAGATATGTTCCTGATCTTCTTTCGGAATACCCAACCCATGATCTTTGATTTCGATGAGTACACGATTATTAATCAATTTTGTTTTAATATGAATATCACGGTTTTCTTGATCATATTTAATCGCATTATCAAGAAAGATGAGAAGAATCTGTTCCAAGTGAAAAGCATTCATATATAAGTAAATAAAATCTTGATTACTTTCAAACTCGAAATCATAATCTGGATGAATTTGTTTTAATGAGTGAATTCGATTTTTTATTTCTAAGTTGACATCGACTTGTTCGATTTGATTTTCGATTGTTTTCGGGTCATCTTTCGTTAATAGCAGTAGTTCTTCGACTAACTTGGTAATACGGTTCATCTCTTCAAGAGAAATAGTCAATGACTCTTCAAGCACAGCAGGATCCTTTTTACCCCAACGCTGAATAAGATTAAGATGGCCTTGAATAATTTGTAAAGGTGTTCTCAATTCATGTGATGCATCTTCAACAAATTGTCGCTGTTGATTAAAAGCCTCTTCTAGTTTCACCATCATATTGTTGAAGTTGTCGATGAGCGCGTCGGTTTCTTCATAATTTGTAGGTACTTCTAATTTTTCTTGGAATCCATTTCTTCTAATTTGTGTCATTTTGTCAGTGATGATATTAATAGGTTTTGTAATTTGCGCTGAGAAAGCATAGCTGATAGAAGCTGTAACAAATAAAGCAATTAACCCAAAAATTAGTGCAAGATAAGTTATAAAGTTTAATAGATCATCAAAAACATCGAGCGGATGAACGACAGTTGCGTATCCTTCAAAATAATTTGTGTCAACTGGATTGGAGATCACAATAAAAGAACCGTGACTGTTTTTTAAGATACGAATATATCGGTCCGAAGTTTTTTCAAATTCTGGCGCAAAGGTTACATCCGTTGCATTTGTATTCTCCATTAATTGTGTACCGTCACGATCATACAAAATCACTTTTTGATGATTACTTGTGACAGAACTAAATTCTAGCGGTGTGATTTTTTCAAAATCCTTCGTCGTAAGGAGTTGATAAAGTTCATCTGCACTGCGTTCTGCCTCTTCTAGTTCATGTTGTTTTAATAAACTGCTAACTGCATAAATAATTAATAAGCAAAATATAAAGATAATTAGAAACGTAATGATGGTTGTGACAAGTGTCCACTTGGTTTTCAGTGTAGGTTGCTTCATTGACGAATCACATACCCAACTCCACGTACGGTCTCAATAATTTTTTCTTTTTGTATGACTTTTAATTTATTGCGTAAATATCGAATATAAACATCGACAACATTCGTCTCGACTTCAGAATCATATCCCCAAACATGGTTCAAAATTTGTTCACGATGTAGAACGTGATTTTTATTTTCAGCGAGAACGAGTAATAAGTCGAATTCTGTCTTCGTTAATTCGATGGTTTGTTCACCATATGACACGTGAAACGCATTTTTATCGATAACAATGCCACTTACTTCTACAGTGTCTTTATTCGTTTGTTGGTCATCAGATGCACGTCTTACTAATGCACGTATCCTAGCTAACAATTCTTCAATTTCGAAAGGTTTTACGATATAATCATCTGCACCATGATCAAGCCCTTGTACTTTGTCATAGATTTCCCCTTTTGCCGTAATCATAATAATCGGTGTATCCTTCTGTTTGCGGAGACGTTTACAAACTTCTAAGCCATCAATACCTGGCAGCATCAGATCGAGTAGTATAATATCAAAATTTTGTTGTAGTGCTATGTTTAAGCCAGATATGCCATCGTTTTTAATCGATACGTCATAATTTTCGTGTTTTAGTTCAAGTTCGATAAAGCGTGCTAAGTTTTGCTCATCTTCAATAATTAATACATTTTTCATGTTGTCACCTCATCTATAATCATAGGACATATTAGGAGTTTGAGAAAGATAAAAAAATTTGAACTTTCTAATTGACAATTATTCTCAATGAGTTATAATGTAATTGAAAATGATTATCAATCACAACGATTCCCCCCCACACTATTCGTTTTAATGGGTTGAGTCATTTTCAAATAATATCCCCTTTTATATGCCCGTATAAAAATTTCGTTGATATTAAATTAAACTATAAATAAAAGCCGTTGCATTTGCG
This genomic window contains:
- a CDS encoding 2-oxoglutarate dehydrogenase E1 component, with protein sequence MKNDKQVSEAPVNFGANLGLMLELYDQFLDDPNSVSEDLQVLFSTIKNDNTSYSNTSMQSSSGDNTIKRVMRLIDNIRQYGHLLADIYPVNRPQRTNIPKLNIEDFNLDQATLEKIPAEIISDHFKDIYPNAFEAIKRMEKRYKGSIAFEYTHINNNKERVWLKRRIETPYKATLNEDEKIELFKLLAHVEGFEKYLHKNFVGAKRFSIEGVDALVPMIAQIIKRAAENEIKNIQIGMAHRGRLNVLTHILKKPYEMMLSEFMHTDPMTFLPEDGSLTLTSGWTSDVKYHLGGVKTIQTHGIEQRITLANNPSHLEIVAPVVIGRTRAAQDFVAQSGQVETDFNGAVPIIVHGDAAYPGQGVNFETMNLGNLDGYSTGGTIHLITNNRIGFTTEPTDGRSTTYATDVAKGYDVPIMHVNADDVEATIEAIDIAMEFRKEFNKDVVIDIVGYRRFGHNEMDEPMLTNPLPYKNIKKHKTVEVIYGNKLVEDGVLKEDDVQTVMDDVQKEMRQAHDQIDKTNKIDNAEMEIPENISKPLASNESELSYDRLKEINDAMLTYPEDFKIFNKLQRILDQRRKPFESDEGLVDWAHAEQLAFATVMQEGTPVRMTGQDCERGTFSHRHAVLHDQESDSVHIPLQHVPDQKGTFYIHNSPLSESAVVGFEYGYNVENPDSFNIWEAQFGDFANMAQMYFDNFIFSSNAKWGERTGLTFMLPHSFEGQGPEHSSARLERFLQLAAENNMTICNLSSASNYFHLLRAQAASLGTDAMRPLVLMSPKGLLRNKTVAQPISEFTSGGFEPILVGTHDPEKVTKVILASGKMLVDLKESMSKEPNEAIALVAVERLYPFPEEEIVAFLETLPNLKVIAWVQEEPQNQGAWHFVYPQLNRIVGDKYELEYQGRPHRAAPSEGDGEIHKIVQSKIIENSLNI
- a CDS encoding HAMP domain-containing histidine kinase, which codes for MKQPTLKTKWTLVTTIITFLIIFIFCLLIIYAVSSLLKQHELEEAERSADELYQLLTTKDFEKITPLEFSSVTSNHQKVILYDRDGTQLMENTNATDVTFAPEFEKTSDRYIRILKNSHGSFIVISNPVDTNYFEGYATVVHPLDVFDDLLNFITYLALIFGLIALFVTASISYAFSAQITKPINIITDKMTQIRRNGFQEKLEVPTNYEETDALIDNFNNMMVKLEEAFNQQRQFVEDASHELRTPLQIIQGHLNLIQRWGKKDPAVLEESLTISLEEMNRITKLVEELLLLTKDDPKTIENQIEQVDVNLEIKNRIHSLKQIHPDYDFEFESNQDFIYLYMNAFHLEQILLIFLDNAIKYDQENRDIHIKTKLINNRVLIEIKDHGLGIPKEDQEHIFNRFYRVDKSRSRQQGGNGLGLSIAMKMVKLYDGHITVNSEEGKYTIFTISFNSMKHH
- the sucB gene encoding dihydrolipoyllysine-residue succinyltransferase, giving the protein MAEVKVPELAESITEGTIAEWLKEVGDTVEKGEAILELETDKVNVEVVSEEEGTIQELLAEAGDTVEVGQAIAIVGEGGAKPAEKKAEEKPAAKEEKASEPEPSKEKEEETSSSSNDRVNATPSARRAAREKGIDLAELNAKSGDILRKEDVERGVKPAEQKAEKKAEKPAAPQNPSKPVIREKMNRRKQTAARKLLEVSNNTAMLTTFNEVDMTNVMELRKRKKEKFMEDHNGTKLGFMSFFTKAAVAALKKYPEVNAEIDGEYMVTKQFYDIGVAVSTPGGLLVPNVRDCDKKNFAEIEEEIANLAAKARDNKLSLDDMINGSFTITNGGIFGSMMSTPIINGNQAAILGMHSIITRPIAIDKDTIENRPMMYLALSYDHRIIDGKEAVGFLKTIKELIENPEDLLLES